The following are from one region of the Geoalkalibacter subterraneus genome:
- a CDS encoding ribonuclease D, with protein MTSIPPILTTTAELTAFLADLANDTALAVDLEADSMHHYQEKVCLLQISGTQQSALIDPLAMTDLSPLAPVLSDPAVRKYFHAADYDIRCLHRDFGLEVRGLFDTMIACQFLGEGKVGLADVLQKYYGVTLDKKFQRADWTKRPLPEDMARYAAEDTRYLHALGEMLEKRLREAGRLDWVAEEFELLEAVRHSEHEGPLFTRVKGASRLKPRQLAVLELLLEFRDEEARRRDSPLFKVLGNAVMLEVAREQPTSLRALTGLSGMPARLADRYGRRLVELVRQAQDLPQESLPVIPRKERPVRDPEVDQRMTKLKQWRSARAEELGIDPGVLINNATMEEIARFNPDSAEELAQAGILKRWQQRELGPSICDALRKER; from the coding sequence TTGACATCCATACCCCCCATCCTGACCACCACCGCCGAGCTGACTGCCTTTCTCGCCGACCTGGCGAACGATACGGCACTGGCGGTCGATCTCGAAGCCGATTCCATGCACCACTACCAGGAAAAGGTCTGTCTGCTGCAGATCTCCGGAACGCAGCAGAGCGCGCTGATCGATCCCCTGGCGATGACGGACCTGTCGCCGCTGGCGCCGGTGCTGTCTGATCCAGCGGTGCGCAAGTATTTTCACGCAGCCGATTACGATATCCGCTGCCTGCACCGCGACTTCGGGCTGGAGGTGCGCGGGCTGTTCGACACCATGATCGCCTGCCAGTTCCTCGGTGAGGGAAAAGTCGGCCTGGCCGATGTGCTGCAGAAATATTACGGCGTGACGCTGGACAAAAAATTCCAGCGCGCCGACTGGACCAAGCGTCCGCTGCCCGAGGATATGGCGCGCTACGCGGCGGAAGACACCCGTTATCTGCATGCGCTGGGGGAAATGCTTGAAAAACGCCTGCGTGAGGCGGGGCGCCTCGATTGGGTGGCGGAGGAGTTCGAACTGCTCGAAGCGGTGCGCCACAGCGAACATGAAGGTCCCCTGTTCACCCGGGTGAAAGGGGCAAGCCGCCTCAAGCCGCGCCAGCTGGCGGTGCTCGAGCTGCTGCTGGAGTTTCGCGACGAAGAGGCGCGCCGGCGCGACAGCCCTCTTTTCAAGGTGCTCGGAAACGCCGTGATGCTCGAGGTGGCCCGTGAACAGCCCACCTCCCTGCGGGCTCTGACGGGACTTTCGGGGATGCCTGCGCGGCTGGCCGATCGGTACGGGCGGCGGCTGGTGGAGCTGGTACGGCAGGCGCAGGATCTTCCTCAAGAGAGCTTGCCGGTGATCCCGCGCAAGGAGCGTCCCGTGCGCGATCCGGAAGTGGACCAACGCATGACGAAGCTCAAGCAGTGGCGCAGCGCCAGGGCCGAGGAGCTGGGGATCGATCCCGGCGTGCTGATCAACAACGCCACCATGGAGGAGATCGCCCGCTTCAACCCGGACTCTGCCGAGGAACTGGCACAGGCCGGGATCCTCAAGCGCTGGCAGCAGCGCGAACTCGGCCCCTCCATCTGTGACGCACTCCGGAAGGAGCGATGA
- a CDS encoding putative signal transducing protein — MKRLHVFSLQERPLALLLKERLRYEGIDCLLRNEELFSALGEIPFLECRPELWIIDEEMLPRARKLIEGWLREDEVHEAWTCPACGEKLEGQFDSCWKCGQERG; from the coding sequence ATGAAGCGGCTGCACGTCTTCAGCCTGCAGGAGCGCCCCCTGGCGCTGCTGCTCAAGGAGCGCCTGCGCTACGAGGGGATCGACTGCCTGCTGCGCAACGAAGAGCTGTTCAGTGCCCTGGGCGAGATCCCTTTTCTGGAGTGCCGCCCAGAGCTGTGGATTATCGACGAGGAGATGCTGCCGCGCGCCCGCAAGCTGATTGAGGGCTGGCTGCGCGAGGATGAGGTCCATGAAGCCTGGACCTGTCCCGCCTGTGGGGAAAAGCTGGAGGGGCAGTTCGACTCCTGCTGGAAATGCGGACAGGAGCGGGGATAG
- a CDS encoding class II fumarate hydratase, whose amino-acid sequence MPDTRIEKDSMGEMSVPADALYGAQTARALENFPISGLRFSRPFIRALGMIKEGAARANMELGLLDREIAMAIMEASEEVIQGDLDDHFPVDIFQTGSGTSTNMNANEVIANRAAQLLGKQLGERPVHPNDHVNLGQSSNDVIPTAIHVAAAVEIRKRLTPALFELQEALGEKAGEFDDIVKIGRTHLQDAVPIRLGQVFSGYARQVAVSIRRIEGAANGLNELPLGGTALGTGLNTHPEFAAKVIDGLAQTTGLPLREASNHFEAQASRDALVNASGALKACATALYKIANDIRFLGSGPRCGLGELVLAPVQPGSSIMPGKVNPVMAESLMQVCAQVIGNDAAITVGGLSGNFELNVMMPVMAHNLLQSIALLTQAARAFSDRCIQGLEADRERCEELVEQSLAMVTALAPVIGYDQAAKIAKKAFDEGKTVREVVRDEKLLDDEKLAQILDPRPMTQPGIPGKTR is encoded by the coding sequence ATGCCCGATACACGCATCGAAAAAGATTCCATGGGAGAAATGAGCGTCCCCGCCGATGCCCTCTACGGCGCCCAGACCGCCCGCGCGCTGGAGAACTTCCCCATTTCCGGGCTGCGGTTTTCCCGCCCCTTCATTCGCGCCCTGGGCATGATCAAGGAAGGCGCGGCGCGGGCCAACATGGAGCTGGGCCTGCTGGACCGCGAGATCGCCATGGCGATTATGGAAGCCTCCGAGGAGGTCATCCAGGGCGACCTCGATGATCATTTTCCGGTGGATATTTTCCAGACCGGCTCGGGCACCAGCACCAACATGAACGCCAACGAGGTGATCGCCAACCGCGCCGCGCAACTGCTCGGAAAGCAGCTCGGCGAGCGGCCGGTACACCCCAATGACCATGTGAATCTCGGCCAGTCAAGCAACGATGTCATCCCCACCGCCATCCACGTGGCGGCAGCGGTGGAGATCCGCAAACGGCTCACCCCTGCCCTGTTCGAACTGCAGGAGGCCCTGGGAGAGAAAGCCGGCGAATTCGATGACATCGTCAAGATCGGCCGCACCCATCTGCAGGATGCCGTCCCGATCCGCCTGGGGCAGGTTTTTTCCGGCTACGCGCGCCAGGTTGCGGTGTCGATCCGCCGCATCGAGGGCGCAGCCAACGGCCTAAACGAACTGCCGCTGGGGGGCACCGCCCTCGGCACCGGTCTCAACACTCATCCCGAGTTTGCCGCCAAGGTCATTGACGGGCTGGCGCAAACGACAGGCCTGCCGCTGCGCGAGGCCTCCAACCACTTCGAGGCCCAGGCCAGCCGCGACGCGCTGGTCAACGCCAGCGGCGCCCTCAAGGCCTGCGCCACCGCCCTGTACAAGATCGCCAACGATATCCGCTTTCTCGGCAGCGGGCCGCGCTGCGGTCTGGGCGAGCTGGTGCTGGCGCCGGTGCAGCCGGGCAGCTCCATCATGCCCGGCAAGGTCAACCCGGTCATGGCCGAGAGCCTGATGCAGGTCTGCGCCCAGGTCATCGGCAATGACGCGGCGATCACTGTAGGCGGGCTGTCGGGCAACTTCGAGCTCAACGTCATGATGCCGGTCATGGCGCACAATCTGCTGCAGTCCATAGCGCTCCTGACCCAGGCCGCCCGCGCCTTCAGCGATCGCTGCATCCAGGGGCTGGAGGCCGACCGCGAGCGCTGTGAAGAGCTGGTGGAGCAGAGCCTGGCCATGGTCACCGCCCTGGCGCCGGTCATCGGTTACGATCAGGCGGCCAAGATCGCCAAAAAAGCCTTCGACGAAGGCAAAACCGTGCGCGAGGTGGTGCGCGACGAAAAACTGCTCGACGATGAAAAACTGGCGCAGATACTCGACCCCCGTCCGATGACGCAACCGGGAATCCCGGGGAAGACGCGGTGA
- a CDS encoding EamA family transporter has product MSNTAFFLILFSALMHALWNLLVKRSGDKTVFIWWMFLSSGLLFSLALLFVPGDFPRPDLSILLLAAAGGLCFVLYHLFNGRAYRDGDLSLAYPLAQTSMVYVPLWGILFFGERLTLVGACGIALVVAGAYCIQLRRLSLDEILRPFRSLGEPGVAAALMAGFIYSVGAVIDKTGVMRYSPLYFTYLLVFFMMLIMTANLMRSRYRGRVRAEWQRSRNLILISGPVMMGSFIAFRYGLQMAPVSYAVPTRQVSLLIGVLIGIIFLGERFGRIRILSALTILGGVFLIRMG; this is encoded by the coding sequence ATGAGCAATACCGCTTTTTTCCTGATCCTCTTTTCCGCCCTGATGCATGCCCTGTGGAATCTGCTGGTCAAGCGCAGCGGCGACAAGACGGTGTTTATCTGGTGGATGTTCCTGAGCTCCGGCCTGCTGTTCAGCCTCGCCCTGCTGTTTGTTCCGGGCGACTTTCCCCGTCCGGATCTCTCTATTCTCCTTCTGGCCGCTGCGGGCGGTCTCTGTTTTGTGCTCTATCATCTGTTCAACGGGCGCGCCTACCGCGACGGCGACCTGTCGCTGGCCTACCCGCTGGCCCAGACCTCCATGGTCTATGTGCCCCTGTGGGGGATTCTTTTTTTCGGCGAACGGTTGACTCTTGTCGGAGCCTGTGGCATCGCCCTGGTGGTGGCCGGCGCCTACTGCATTCAGCTGCGCCGCCTGTCTCTTGATGAAATCCTGCGGCCGTTCCGCAGCCTGGGCGAGCCGGGGGTGGCGGCAGCGCTGATGGCCGGTTTCATCTATTCGGTCGGTGCGGTCATCGACAAGACCGGGGTGATGCGCTATTCTCCCCTGTATTTTACCTATTTGCTGGTTTTTTTCATGATGCTGATCATGACCGCCAACCTGATGCGTTCCCGATACCGTGGGCGCGTGCGAGCCGAATGGCAGCGCAGCCGCAATCTGATTCTCATCTCGGGGCCGGTGATGATGGGATCCTTTATCGCCTTTCGCTACGGCCTGCAGATGGCGCCGGTGAGCTACGCGGTGCCGACGCGGCAGGTCAGCTTGCTGATTGGCGTCCTGATCGGCATCATCTTTCTCGGCGAACGCTTCGGCCGCATCCGCATCCTGTCCGCCCTGACCATTCTGGGCGGCGTTTTTCTGATCCGGATGGGGTAG
- a CDS encoding HD domain-containing protein encodes MKHLANFFFEAGMLKRTPRTGFQFLGSGAESVAEHSFRATLIGYTLARLDGCVDVGKVLQMCLFHDIPEARTGDLNYVNKKYVQVDEKKAVDDLARTLPFGDDYRALLEEFAAAESDEARIAHDADQLEMILALKEYKDLGNRYADEWYPFSVRRLRTETARRLAETIWATDSSRWWFDDDTDWWVRGRR; translated from the coding sequence ATGAAACATCTCGCCAATTTCTTCTTCGAAGCCGGCATGCTCAAGCGCACGCCGCGCACCGGTTTTCAGTTCCTCGGTTCGGGGGCGGAGTCGGTGGCCGAGCACAGTTTCCGCGCCACGCTGATCGGCTACACCCTGGCACGGCTCGATGGCTGCGTCGATGTCGGCAAGGTGCTGCAGATGTGCCTGTTTCACGATATCCCCGAGGCCCGCACCGGCGATCTCAACTACGTTAACAAGAAATACGTCCAGGTGGATGAGAAGAAGGCGGTGGATGATCTGGCGCGCACCCTGCCTTTCGGCGACGACTACCGTGCCCTGCTGGAAGAATTTGCTGCCGCGGAGAGCGACGAAGCGCGCATTGCCCATGACGCCGATCAGCTCGAAATGATCCTGGCCCTCAAGGAATACAAAGACCTGGGTAACCGCTACGCCGATGAATGGTATCCGTTCTCGGTGCGCCGCCTGCGCACGGAAACCGCACGCCGCCTGGCGGAAACCATCTGGGCCACCGACTCTAGCCGCTGGTGGTTCGACGACGACACCGACTGGTGGGTGCGCGGACGGCGTTGA
- the serS gene encoding serine--tRNA ligase, with product MLDLKYLRENLDDVEQKLRTRGESLTLAPFRELDQKRRTLLQESESLKAERNQVSALIGRTKDKSQVQGEITRMKEVSGRIKELDAELKGAEEQLQQWLLQVPNIPHEKTPVGDSEEDNPVVRQWGEPTQFDFEPRAHWDLGEQLGILDFERAVKLSGARFSLSLGAGARLERALINFMLDLHTQEHKYVEVLPPFMVNRDSMTGTGQLPKFESDLFHTEDVDLFLIPTAEVPVTNIYRDEILAADRLPISFTAYTPCFRKEAGSHGRDVRGLIRQHQFNKVELVKFVRPQDSDAELENLLGHAEEVLKRLELPYRVVDLCTGDIGFSAARTFDIEVWLPGQQAYREISSCSNFRDFQARRARIRYRPEEGAKPEYVHTLNGSGLAVGRTLVAILENYQQQDGSVTVPAALRPYMGGLERITA from the coding sequence ATGCTCGATCTTAAATATCTGCGGGAAAATCTCGACGACGTTGAACAGAAACTGCGCACCCGGGGCGAATCGCTGACGCTGGCGCCGTTCCGTGAGCTGGACCAGAAGCGGCGCACCCTGCTGCAGGAGAGCGAGTCGCTCAAGGCCGAGCGCAACCAGGTTTCCGCCCTCATCGGCCGCACCAAGGACAAAAGCCAGGTGCAGGGCGAAATCACCCGCATGAAAGAGGTCTCCGGACGCATCAAGGAACTCGATGCCGAACTCAAGGGCGCCGAGGAGCAGCTGCAGCAGTGGCTGCTGCAGGTTCCCAATATCCCCCACGAAAAGACGCCTGTTGGAGATTCCGAAGAAGACAATCCCGTGGTGCGGCAGTGGGGCGAGCCGACACAGTTCGATTTTGAACCCAGGGCCCACTGGGATCTGGGTGAGCAGCTCGGCATTCTCGACTTTGAACGGGCGGTGAAACTCTCCGGGGCGCGCTTTTCTCTGTCGCTCGGTGCCGGTGCGCGCCTCGAGCGTGCGCTGATCAACTTCATGCTCGACCTGCACACGCAAGAGCATAAATATGTTGAAGTATTGCCGCCCTTTATGGTAAACAGAGACTCCATGACGGGGACCGGACAGCTCCCCAAGTTCGAGAGTGATCTTTTCCATACTGAAGACGTTGATCTGTTCCTGATTCCTACGGCGGAAGTGCCGGTCACCAATATTTACCGCGACGAGATTCTTGCCGCCGACCGGCTGCCGATCAGCTTCACCGCCTACACCCCCTGCTTCCGCAAAGAGGCCGGGTCGCACGGGCGGGACGTGCGCGGCCTGATCCGCCAGCATCAGTTCAACAAGGTCGAATTGGTGAAATTCGTTCGGCCGCAGGACTCCGACGCCGAACTCGAGAATCTGCTCGGCCACGCCGAGGAGGTGCTCAAGCGGCTCGAACTGCCCTACCGGGTGGTGGACCTGTGCACCGGCGACATCGGCTTTTCCGCTGCTCGCACTTTCGATATCGAAGTGTGGCTGCCCGGGCAGCAGGCTTATCGGGAGATCTCCTCCTGCTCCAACTTCCGGGATTTCCAGGCGCGCCGCGCCCGCATCCGCTACCGCCCCGAAGAAGGGGCCAAGCCCGAATACGTGCATACGCTTAACGGTTCGGGGCTGGCGGTCGGGCGCACGCTGGTGGCGATTCTCGAGAATTACCAGCAGCAGGATGGTTCCGTGACGGTCCCCGCGGCTTTGCGCCCCTACATGGGCGGCCTGGAGCGAATCACCGCATAA